In one window of Miscanthus floridulus cultivar M001 chromosome 12, ASM1932011v1, whole genome shotgun sequence DNA:
- the LOC136497742 gene encoding probable E3 ubiquitin-protein ligase HIP1 → MQGQRNSMEHYADVFGFDIASSSGNPVMDQQSYWNNVLGSVESQNLQGYQMNHSDATMPYGNEAQQDGTFLGFWESGEASSSGSALNYGSSNNVKTEHLNIGGGLRIGERRLVADNGISLDVDINLNANVNDLCGQSSNVNCTSQGPEQYGGSDRNGINSQPSDLRLHPYRTFLLGAEQADSFTLNPSENPLGDFSLMQESIDQRPGSSLDGRRLACKRKNIEGANGQSSAGASTSFSHRNDNAFHNIASSSYNPTPIRNSSSPNCLPVPSSIEDQLPRYGTNAGISAGTYDINGVVNNAGNSQRSFRARTTTSQQIAPCSVWPSSNAIRLSNSWNHQPPHFQSAFDDPQEVIPVASSLNLQYQHPVNVPGVPQAANRFTGHGASSSRAGSLENRILGSEDVPRRNVVPTNYSDLVPPSAVDLRRLVPEPSNWSSDVRGTAISGSIPPVSRANNSSTFNPPAGFNHQNLTRRHPRNLSEEIGRLSGALRSHQPPRLRSGFLLERQGDGVWGVPSSTRDREGRRLMEIRNALEMIHRGENVRLESIFYGGVDIHDRHRDMRLDIDNMSYEELLALEERIGNVSTGLSEEAVIKLLKQRKFSSWRLKASLDPEPCCICQEEYVDGDDLGRLDCGHDFHAVCIKQWLVVKNVCPICKNTALKT, encoded by the exons ATGCAAGGGCAGAGGAATTCTATGGAGCATTATGCTGATGTTTTTGGATTCGACATTGCATCTAGTTCAGGCAACCCTGTGATGGACCAGCAGTCATATTGGAATAATGTTCTTGGATCAGTAGAATCACAGAATCTTCAAGGTTATCAGATGAATCACAGTGATGCCACCATGCCATATGGAAATGAGGCACAGCAAGATGGTACATTTCTTGGTTTCTGGGAATCAGGCGAAGCAAGTTCAAGTGGCAGCGCACTAAACTATGGCAGCTCTAACAATGTCAAAACAGAGCATCTTAACATTGGCGGTGGACTGAGGATTGGTGAAAGGCGGCTGGTAGCTGACAATGGCATTTCTCTGGATGTGGATATCAACCTTAATGCCAACGTTAACGATCTATGTGGTCAAAGTTCAAATGTTAACTGTACCTCTCAAGGTCCTGAGCAGTATGGTGGCAGTGATCGTAATGGTATAAATTCTCAGCCATCTGACCTGAGATTACACCCATACAGGACATTCCTGCTAGGTGCAGAGCAAGCAGACTCTTTTACTTTGAATCCTAGTGAAAACCCTTTGGGTGATTTTTCATTAATGCAAGAAAGCATTGATCAAAGACCAGGTAGTTCCCTGGATGGTCGCCGGCTAGCGTGCAAGAGAAAAAATATTGAAGGAGCCAATGGCCAGAGTTCAGCAGGTGCTAGCACAAGTTTTTCCCACAGGAATGATAATGCTTTCCATAACATTGCTTCTTCAAGTTACAATCCTACACCTATCAGAAATTCGTCCTCTCCCAATTGCTTGCCAGTTCCAAGTTCTATTGAGGATCAACTCCCACGATATGGAACTAATGCAGGGATCTCAGCCGGTACCTATGACATTAATGGAGTGGTCAACAATGCTGGGAATTCGCAGAGAAGTTTCCGGGCAAGAACTACCACGTCTCAACAGATTGCTCCCTGTAGTGTATGGCCTTCTTCAAATGCAATAAGGCTTTCTAATTCATGGAATCACCAGCCACCTCATTTTCAAAGTGCATTTGATGATCCCCAGGAGGTTATTCCTGTGGCCAGCAGCCTCAACTTGCAATACCAGCATCCAGTGAATGTTCCTGGTGTGCCACAGGCGGCAAACCGTTTCACTGGCCATGGAGCTTCATCATCGAGAGCTGGCAGTTTGGAGAACAGAATTCTTGGTAGTGAAGACGTTCCTAGGAGGAATGTGGTGCCTACCAACTACTCTGATTTAGTTCCCCCATCTGCAGTAGACCTGAGACGTTTGGTGCCAGAACCATCTAATTGGAGTTCTGATGTCCGAGGCACTGCAATATCAGGAAGTATTCCTCCTGTATCAAGAGCTAATAACAGTTCAACCTTCAATCCACCAGCAGGATTCAATCACCAAAACCTCACCAGACGCCATCCTCGAAACTTGTCAGAG GAGATTGGTCGTCTATCTGGAGCACTCCGCAGCCATCAACCCCCACGCTTAAGGTCAGGGTTTCTGTTGGAGCGCCAGGGCGATGGTGTTTGGGGTGTTCCTTCATCAACAAGGGATAGGGAAGGAAGAAGGTTAATGGAG ATCCGGAATGCACTTGAAATGATTCATAGAGGGGAGAATGTAAGGCTCGAG TCTATCTTCTATGGGGGCGTTGACATTCACGACAGACATAGGGACATGCGCCTTGATATTGACAATATGTCCTATGAG GAACTATTAGCACTTGAGGAAAGAATAGGAAATGTTAGCACTGGCCTCAGCGAGGAAGCTGTGATAAAGTTGCTCAAACAAAGGAAATTTTCATCTTGGAGACTAAAAGCATCTTTGGACCCTGAACCATGTTGTATCTGCCAG GAGGAGTACGTTGATGGAGACGATCTTGGGAGGCTGGACTGCGGGCACGACTTCCATGCTGTCTGCATCAAGCAATGGCTGGTGGTGAAGAACGTGTGCCCCATCTGCAAAAACACCGCTTTGAAGACCTGA